A genome region from Brooklawnia propionicigenes includes the following:
- a CDS encoding CynX/NimT family MFS transporter, with product MLAADLVRLWKGAMRISKTSVLLALMVTVTSFNLRTIAVAIGPVLPSIQDELGMSQTMGGLLTSLPTLCFALFGFLAGRISGLLGLHRAILVALIVNIGGQAARNVSDSTVGFMLATCVALAGIGVINVLLPPLVKRHFPARSGLVTSLYTTGQSIGLTMASLYTAPLAISLGSWRGAFWVWVATTALALPLIIWSMLRFRDWSGGSRTRISLAAVARTRLGWMMAVFFGMQSAQAYGQFGWLPSIYQSAGFTPIQAGNFLAIVAGIGIPFSFIIPNLTMRMKNPAPLVVALAVCGSIGYGGLIWNPTVLPWLWPVFLAIAGSFFPMILVLFSRHASTPAGTAALSSFSQGIGYVLACIGPFLLGALKDATGSFLWPIWIQLLMFVPLTICGLIAIGSGTIEDELEATASGQ from the coding sequence ATGCTCGCAGCTGACCTGGTCCGGCTCTGGAAAGGCGCCATGCGCATCTCGAAGACGTCCGTGCTGCTCGCCCTGATGGTGACGGTGACGTCATTCAACCTGCGCACGATTGCGGTGGCGATCGGGCCCGTCCTGCCGTCGATCCAAGACGAGCTGGGCATGTCGCAGACCATGGGCGGGCTGCTGACCTCACTACCCACGCTGTGCTTCGCGCTCTTCGGATTCCTGGCCGGACGGATCAGCGGACTGCTCGGACTGCACCGGGCGATCCTGGTGGCGTTGATCGTCAACATCGGCGGGCAGGCCGCCCGCAATGTCAGCGACTCCACGGTCGGTTTCATGCTGGCCACCTGTGTGGCGCTGGCCGGTATCGGCGTCATCAACGTGCTACTGCCTCCGCTGGTCAAACGTCATTTCCCGGCGCGCAGCGGACTGGTCACCTCGCTCTACACGACCGGCCAGTCGATCGGCCTGACGATGGCCAGCCTCTACACCGCCCCCCTGGCGATCTCGCTGGGCAGCTGGCGCGGCGCCTTCTGGGTCTGGGTGGCCACCACTGCCCTCGCGCTGCCGCTGATCATCTGGTCGATGCTGCGGTTCCGCGATTGGTCGGGGGGTTCACGCACCCGGATCTCGCTGGCCGCGGTGGCCCGCACCCGGCTCGGCTGGATGATGGCGGTCTTCTTCGGCATGCAGTCCGCGCAGGCCTACGGCCAGTTCGGCTGGCTGCCGTCCATCTACCAGAGCGCAGGATTCACGCCGATCCAGGCCGGGAACTTCTTGGCCATCGTCGCGGGCATCGGCATCCCATTCTCGTTCATCATCCCGAACCTGACGATGCGGATGAAGAACCCGGCCCCGCTGGTAGTGGCGCTGGCCGTGTGCGGCAGCATCGGCTACGGTGGCCTGATCTGGAACCCGACCGTGCTGCCCTGGCTGTGGCCGGTCTTCCTGGCCATCGCGGGCTCGTTCTTCCCGATGATCCTGGTGCTGTTCAGCAGGCATGCCAGCACGCCCGCCGGCACCGCCGCGCTGTCGAGCTTCTCACAGGGCATCGGCTACGTGCTGGCCTGCATCGGACCGTTCCTGCTGGGCGCGCTCAAGGACGCCACCGGCTCATTCCTGTGGCCGATCTGGATCCAGCTGCTGATGTTCGTCCCGCTGACGATCTGCGGGCTGATCGCGATCGGTTCGGGCACGATCGAGGACGAGCTGGAAGCCACCGCCTCAGGCCAGTGA
- a CDS encoding sulfite exporter TauE/SafE family protein, which yields MDVTVGNIVFLAFAGVAAGLVGYLAGLMSLISYPALLAVGLPPLTANVTNTLGAIGVGAGAAVRAGDQVMAAGRKRAWQQFVICAIGGGTGAALLLITGEGVFEAVVPWLIAFASLTLFVSPRLKKLSSGTERWRIYLCSLFFVCLYGGYFGAGAGVVYFALVLLLTSYPWPRAVLMKSVLLSISNLAATVIFVIFAPIDWLAALILFIGNLIGGNIGPLVQRYIPEAISRWVIAIGGLFLAWSLWR from the coding sequence GTGGACGTCACCGTGGGCAACATCGTCTTCTTGGCGTTCGCCGGAGTCGCCGCCGGGCTGGTCGGCTATCTGGCAGGGCTGATGTCGCTGATCAGCTACCCGGCGCTGCTGGCGGTCGGGCTTCCCCCGCTGACGGCCAACGTCACGAACACCCTGGGTGCGATCGGTGTCGGCGCCGGAGCCGCCGTGCGCGCCGGCGACCAGGTGATGGCCGCCGGACGCAAACGCGCCTGGCAACAGTTCGTCATCTGCGCAATCGGCGGCGGTACCGGCGCCGCCTTGCTGCTGATCACCGGGGAAGGCGTCTTCGAGGCGGTGGTCCCCTGGCTGATCGCGTTCGCGTCCCTGACCCTGTTCGTCAGCCCGCGCCTCAAGAAGCTGTCCAGCGGCACCGAACGCTGGCGCATCTACCTGTGCTCGCTGTTCTTCGTCTGCCTGTACGGCGGGTATTTCGGCGCAGGTGCCGGGGTTGTCTACTTCGCCCTGGTGCTGCTGCTGACCAGCTATCCCTGGCCGCGGGCCGTGCTGATGAAATCGGTGCTGTTGAGCATCTCCAATCTCGCGGCCACCGTCATCTTCGTCATCTTCGCGCCGATCGATTGGCTGGCGGCGCTCATCTTGTTCATTGGCAACCTGATCGGCGGCAACATCGGGCCGCTCGTTCAGCGGTACATCCCCGAAGCCATCAGCCGCTGGGTGATCGCCATCGGCGGCCTCTTCCTGGCCTGGTCGTTGTGGAGGTGA
- the rpmA gene encoding 50S ribosomal protein L27 — protein MAHKKGASSSRNGRDSNAQRLGVKRFGGEQVNAGEIIVRQRGTHFHPGEGVGRGGDDTLFALIAGKVQYGTRRGRRVINIEPSEV, from the coding sequence ATGGCACACAAGAAGGGCGCGTCCAGCTCGCGCAATGGTCGTGATTCCAATGCTCAGCGCCTCGGCGTGAAGCGTTTCGGTGGCGAGCAGGTCAACGCAGGCGAGATTATCGTCCGTCAGCGTGGCACCCACTTCCATCCGGGTGAAGGTGTCGGCCGTGGTGGCGACGACACCCTCTTCGCGCTGATCGCGGGCAAGGTGCAGTACGGCACCCGCCGCGGACGCCGCGTCATCAACATTGAGCCCAGCGAGGTCTGA
- a CDS encoding VOC family protein: MLNASPYVIFSSQAREALEFYQSILGGELRVMLQSQYNPDPAVADLVMHGQLDLPGFSLMAGDDPSGNTPAESGRITITLWGDDLDEAHRIFDALGEGGTVNTAFSKQMWGDYYGDLVDKYGVSWAIDIDVSGES, from the coding sequence ATGCTCAACGCTAGTCCGTACGTCATTTTCTCCAGTCAGGCCCGCGAAGCGCTCGAGTTCTACCAGTCGATTCTCGGTGGTGAGCTTCGTGTCATGCTGCAGTCGCAGTACAACCCCGATCCCGCCGTCGCAGATCTGGTGATGCACGGCCAGCTGGACCTGCCCGGCTTCTCGCTGATGGCCGGCGACGACCCGTCCGGGAACACGCCGGCCGAGTCCGGCAGGATCACCATCACCTTGTGGGGTGATGATCTGGACGAGGCCCACCGCATCTTCGACGCGCTCGGCGAGGGCGGTACCGTCAACACCGCGTTCAGCAAGCAGATGTGGGGCGACTACTACGGCGACCTGGTCGACAAATACGGGGTCTCCTGGGCGATCGACATCGACGTGTCCGGCGAGAGCTGA
- the rplU gene encoding 50S ribosomal protein L21, whose translation MYAIVRSGGRQHKVAVGDIVEIDRVADEVGSSISLQPLMLVDGDDITTDVDGLGKASVTAEVLGEVKGPKIHILKFKNKTGYKKRQGHRQKYTQVKVTGIEG comes from the coding sequence GTGTACGCGATCGTGCGCAGTGGCGGCCGCCAGCACAAGGTGGCCGTGGGTGACATCGTCGAGATCGACCGAGTTGCTGACGAGGTCGGTAGCAGTATCTCCCTGCAGCCGCTGATGCTGGTTGACGGCGACGACATCACCACAGATGTCGATGGTTTGGGTAAGGCTTCGGTGACTGCTGAGGTACTCGGCGAGGTCAAAGGCCCGAAGATCCACATTCTGAAATTCAAGAACAAGACCGGTTACAAGAAGCGCCAGGGGCACCGTCAGAAGTACACCCAGGTCAAAGTCACCGGAATCGAAGGCTGA
- the obgE gene encoding GTPase ObgE, translating to MAIPSFVDRARLTVSAGNGGHGCASVHREKFKPLGGPDGGNGGNGGSVILRADPGLTTLVDYHRQSVRKAQNGQPGMGGHRNGANGEDIVLMVPQGTIVTDERTGRVLADLGEVDEVVVAGGGKGGLGNAALASAARKAPGFALLGEEGDERIVDLELKVLADIGLVGYPSAGKSSLIAAISAAKPKIADYPFTTLVPNLGVVVAGETTFTVADVPGLIEGASEGRGLGHDFLRHIERCQAIVHVIDCATWEPGREPLGDLQVIEKELANYGGLEDRPRLVALNKIDVPDARDLAEIVTPDIEAAGYRVFPISTKTGQGLTKLIFAMAEIVRERRAEMTAAPPRRIVIRPEPVASSGREFTIKRQGDGEGGFVWRVRGDKPERWVRQTDFGNDEAVGYLADRLNRLGIEDELLAMGATPGDAVAIGAGEHPVVFDFAPQVDTGAELLSRRGEDQRLEEVRPSVRRRRELDAAYHAARDELVGHDREADWRELHRQALADELSHDFDEDGE from the coding sequence ATGGCGATTCCATCATTCGTTGACCGCGCGCGGCTCACCGTCAGCGCAGGCAATGGAGGCCATGGCTGCGCGTCCGTGCACCGCGAGAAGTTCAAGCCGCTCGGCGGCCCGGACGGCGGCAACGGCGGCAACGGCGGATCGGTCATCCTGCGCGCCGATCCCGGTCTGACAACGCTGGTCGACTACCACCGGCAGTCGGTGCGCAAGGCCCAGAACGGGCAACCCGGCATGGGTGGGCACCGCAACGGCGCCAACGGCGAAGACATCGTCCTGATGGTGCCCCAGGGCACCATCGTCACCGACGAACGAACCGGCCGTGTGCTCGCCGATCTCGGGGAGGTCGACGAGGTCGTGGTGGCAGGCGGCGGCAAGGGCGGGCTGGGCAACGCCGCGCTCGCCTCGGCGGCCCGCAAGGCGCCCGGCTTCGCCCTCCTCGGCGAGGAAGGCGACGAACGCATCGTCGACCTCGAGCTCAAGGTGCTGGCCGACATCGGCCTGGTCGGCTACCCGAGCGCCGGCAAATCCAGTCTGATCGCGGCGATTTCGGCGGCAAAGCCGAAGATCGCCGACTATCCGTTCACCACGCTGGTCCCCAATCTGGGCGTGGTGGTGGCCGGAGAAACCACCTTCACCGTCGCCGATGTGCCCGGCCTGATCGAGGGAGCCAGCGAAGGCCGCGGCCTGGGCCACGACTTCTTGCGTCACATCGAGCGGTGCCAGGCCATCGTCCACGTCATCGACTGCGCCACCTGGGAACCCGGACGCGAACCGCTCGGCGATCTGCAGGTCATCGAGAAGGAGCTGGCCAACTACGGCGGCCTGGAAGACCGGCCGCGCCTGGTGGCTCTGAACAAGATCGACGTGCCCGATGCCCGCGACCTGGCCGAAATCGTCACCCCCGACATCGAGGCAGCCGGATACCGGGTCTTCCCGATCTCGACGAAGACCGGTCAGGGCCTGACCAAGCTCATCTTCGCGATGGCCGAGATCGTGCGCGAGCGTCGTGCCGAGATGACCGCCGCGCCGCCGCGCCGGATCGTTATCCGTCCCGAGCCGGTAGCCTCCAGCGGCCGCGAGTTCACCATCAAACGTCAAGGCGACGGCGAGGGCGGTTTCGTCTGGCGGGTGCGGGGTGACAAGCCCGAACGCTGGGTGCGGCAGACCGATTTCGGCAACGACGAGGCCGTCGGGTATCTCGCCGACCGGCTCAACCGGCTGGGTATCGAGGACGAACTGCTGGCCATGGGGGCAACCCCCGGCGATGCGGTGGCGATCGGCGCCGGGGAACATCCGGTGGTCTTCGACTTCGCTCCGCAGGTCGATACCGGTGCCGAACTGCTGTCGCGCCGCGGTGAAGACCAGCGGCTCGAAGAGGTGCGTCCATCGGTGCGGCGCCGCCGCGAGTTGGATGCCGCCTATCATGCTGCCCGTGATGAGCTGGTGGGCCACGACCGGGAGGCCGACTGGCGCGAGCTGCACCGTCAGGCGCTGGCCGACGAACTCTCCCATGATTTCGACGAGGATGGCGAATAG
- a CDS encoding NAD(P)-dependent alcohol dehydrogenase: protein MPEVLAYATDDHNAEFHRTTITRREPGPTEVYFEIKYAGICHSDIHTARAEWGPAIYPLVPGHEIVGIVTKIGDQVTKFTVGDKVGIGCFVDSCRECEQCKAGHEQFCTAKPYTIWTYNSIGRGGQPTAGGYSQAITVEQDYVIRIPDEIPFEKAAPLLCAGITLYSPLKRWGAGPGKKVAIIGMGGLGHVGVQIAAKMGAEVVVISQTMSKKDDGLRFGASDYYATSEPERLRELRGSLDLMVSTVAAVADLDAMLKLLKPGGVLVDVGLPEHASTLRLSSLTSGNKVLAGSQIGGIAETQEVLDFCAANGVVPQVEIISGEDITAAYDKVVHSQVRYRYVIDTSTF from the coding sequence ATGCCCGAGGTACTCGCCTATGCCACCGACGACCACAATGCCGAGTTTCACCGCACCACGATCACCCGCCGGGAGCCCGGGCCCACCGAGGTCTACTTCGAGATCAAGTACGCCGGAATCTGCCACTCCGACATTCACACCGCTCGCGCCGAGTGGGGGCCGGCGATCTACCCGCTGGTGCCCGGCCACGAGATCGTCGGCATCGTCACGAAGATCGGCGATCAGGTCACCAAGTTCACGGTCGGCGACAAGGTGGGCATCGGCTGCTTCGTCGACTCCTGCCGCGAATGCGAGCAGTGCAAGGCCGGTCACGAGCAGTTCTGCACCGCCAAGCCGTACACGATCTGGACCTACAACTCGATCGGACGCGGCGGTCAGCCGACCGCCGGCGGATACTCGCAGGCCATCACCGTCGAGCAGGACTACGTCATCCGGATCCCCGACGAGATCCCCTTCGAGAAAGCCGCGCCACTGTTGTGTGCAGGCATCACGCTCTATTCACCACTCAAGCGGTGGGGTGCCGGACCGGGTAAGAAGGTCGCCATCATCGGCATGGGCGGCCTTGGACATGTTGGCGTCCAGATCGCGGCGAAGATGGGCGCCGAGGTCGTGGTGATCAGCCAGACCATGAGCAAGAAGGACGACGGCCTGCGCTTCGGTGCCTCCGACTACTACGCGACCAGCGAGCCCGAACGGCTGCGGGAACTGCGCGGCAGCCTCGACCTGATGGTCTCGACCGTGGCCGCGGTGGCCGACCTGGACGCGATGCTGAAGCTGCTGAAGCCCGGCGGCGTCCTCGTCGATGTCGGTCTGCCCGAGCACGCGAGCACGCTGAGGCTGTCGAGCCTGACCAGTGGCAACAAGGTGCTGGCGGGCTCCCAAATCGGCGGCATCGCTGAAACCCAGGAGGTGCTGGACTTCTGCGCGGCCAACGGCGTGGTGCCGCAGGTGGAGATCATCTCCGGCGAGGACATCACCGCTGCCTACGACAAGGTCGTGCACTCCCAGGTGCGCTACCGCTACGTGATCGACACCTCGACCTTCTAG
- a CDS encoding Rne/Rng family ribonuclease, whose translation MLDDTSVNNESPESVIETPAAAEQITTPEPAPAVADDLPRPPSGRRSKTRPAGPPKVSEPTPAAAAVDPAHEDEQIKVALKKAAPHKAAAKKAATKKAAIDKTTGSERPPRTRRATKPVAEAVAPEVVEEADDHPQGEIPDLTPIEPAAGHRSQTRRRSSSRRPVQALDESLAGSADEIEAALAAAENAAAGRRRAKAAEGEVDKEQMLASLAAAIAGRPAAEAETALAEAEVAAEAALIAAVTHELSADDQSEHADTKPAEADESSDDSEAATDEAEASDEEQGESSGSSQRRRRRRGGRRRRRSSSGAGDESDEHAEDDAETEAAAVESDHQSGDKTDEDKSGEQEESGESAGSSTRRRRRRRRRGDDSSEDSDVVVRVREPKHASSDEVSGIEGSTRLEAKKQRRREGRAAGRHRAPILTEAEFLARRESVERVMMVRQRADYTQLAVLEDNVLVEHYVDRSTSTSLIGNIYLGRVQNVLPSMEAVFIDIGRGRNAVLYAGEVDWDAFDVSSDKRKVEQVFKSGQPVLVQVSKDPVGAKGARLTGHISLPGRYLVYSPGGHLSGISRKLPDSERHRLKKILDSVVSEESSVIVRTAAEGASEDELTADVERLKAQWETIQKKAKQNTAPHQLYAEPDLTLRIIRDTFTEDFKHLFVAGNGSDDDVYEPIKDYLERVAPHLAQRLVKWDATQGDPFAKFRIDEQISKALERKVFLPSGGSLVIDRTEAMTVIDVNTGKFTGTGGNLEETVTRNNLEAAEEIVRQLRLRDLGGIIVVDFIDMVLPSNRELLLRRLVECLGRDRTRHQVSEVTSLGLVQMTRKRIGTGLAEAFTEVCEQCGGRGYVRHDEPVDSQAPADGGERHGGKASSNASRSNNRRSSNKAKPKPEEAPVPPKAKQVQPSEESRQAAARLAAAASRHHVEQPATAAEPVEGEASGFDTDGAGPQNAELPAETRPGELLPGDKPAGELEAGAPQAADQQDADLVQTV comes from the coding sequence ATGCTCGATGACACTTCAGTGAACAATGAATCCCCCGAATCGGTGATCGAAACCCCGGCTGCTGCCGAGCAGATCACGACCCCCGAACCCGCCCCCGCCGTCGCTGACGATCTGCCGCGTCCCCCCAGCGGTCGTCGCTCGAAGACCCGTCCGGCAGGTCCACCCAAGGTGAGTGAGCCGACCCCCGCCGCCGCGGCTGTCGACCCCGCGCACGAGGACGAGCAGATCAAGGTGGCCCTCAAGAAGGCCGCCCCCCACAAGGCAGCTGCCAAGAAGGCGGCGACCAAGAAGGCCGCGATCGACAAGACCACCGGCTCCGAGCGTCCCCCCCGCACCCGGCGCGCCACCAAACCCGTTGCCGAGGCCGTGGCCCCGGAGGTTGTCGAAGAGGCGGACGATCATCCGCAAGGCGAGATCCCCGATCTGACGCCGATCGAGCCGGCAGCTGGGCACCGGTCGCAGACCCGCCGCCGCAGCTCATCGCGCAGGCCGGTGCAGGCCCTGGACGAATCGCTGGCCGGCAGCGCCGACGAGATCGAGGCAGCGCTGGCCGCAGCCGAGAACGCAGCGGCCGGGCGCCGTCGGGCGAAGGCCGCCGAAGGCGAGGTCGACAAGGAGCAGATGCTCGCATCGCTGGCCGCGGCCATCGCCGGACGACCCGCGGCCGAGGCCGAAACCGCGCTCGCCGAGGCAGAAGTTGCCGCCGAGGCGGCTCTCATCGCCGCGGTCACCCATGAGCTTTCCGCCGACGATCAGTCCGAGCACGCCGACACCAAGCCCGCCGAAGCCGACGAGTCATCCGACGACAGCGAGGCGGCCACGGACGAAGCTGAGGCCTCCGACGAGGAGCAGGGGGAATCGAGCGGTTCGTCCCAGCGTCGTCGCCGTCGCCGCGGCGGTCGCCGCCGTCGCAGGTCGTCGTCGGGCGCCGGCGATGAGAGCGACGAGCACGCCGAGGACGACGCCGAGACCGAGGCAGCCGCCGTCGAAAGTGACCACCAATCCGGCGACAAGACCGACGAGGACAAGTCCGGCGAGCAGGAGGAATCCGGCGAGTCGGCCGGATCGTCCACCCGCAGGCGTCGTCGTCGCCGTCGCCGCGGCGATGACTCGTCTGAGGACAGCGACGTGGTCGTGCGGGTTCGCGAGCCGAAGCACGCCAGCAGCGATGAGGTCTCCGGGATCGAGGGGTCGACCCGGCTGGAGGCCAAGAAGCAGCGCCGCCGTGAAGGACGCGCTGCCGGACGCCACCGTGCGCCGATCCTGACCGAGGCCGAGTTCCTCGCCCGCCGCGAATCGGTGGAGCGGGTGATGATGGTTCGCCAGCGCGCCGACTACACCCAGCTCGCGGTGCTTGAGGACAACGTGCTCGTCGAGCATTACGTCGACCGCAGCACGTCCACCTCGCTGATCGGCAACATTTACCTGGGCCGCGTGCAGAACGTGCTGCCCAGCATGGAGGCCGTCTTCATCGACATCGGCCGCGGCCGCAACGCCGTGCTGTATGCCGGTGAGGTCGACTGGGACGCCTTCGACGTCAGCTCCGACAAGCGCAAGGTCGAGCAGGTCTTCAAGTCGGGCCAGCCGGTGCTCGTCCAGGTCAGCAAGGACCCGGTCGGCGCCAAGGGTGCCCGGCTGACCGGCCACATCTCGCTTCCGGGACGCTATCTGGTCTATTCGCCCGGCGGTCACCTGTCCGGGATCAGCCGCAAGCTGCCGGATTCGGAACGGCATCGCCTGAAGAAGATCCTCGACTCGGTGGTCTCCGAGGAGTCGTCGGTCATCGTCCGCACCGCCGCCGAGGGCGCCAGCGAAGATGAGCTGACCGCCGACGTCGAGCGCCTGAAGGCGCAATGGGAGACGATCCAGAAGAAGGCGAAGCAGAACACTGCGCCGCATCAGCTCTACGCGGAGCCCGATCTGACGCTGCGGATCATCCGCGACACCTTCACCGAGGACTTCAAGCATCTGTTCGTGGCCGGTAACGGCAGCGATGACGATGTCTACGAGCCCATCAAGGACTACCTCGAGCGTGTCGCGCCGCATCTGGCGCAACGGCTGGTCAAGTGGGACGCCACGCAGGGTGATCCGTTCGCGAAATTCCGTATCGATGAGCAGATCAGCAAGGCTCTGGAGCGCAAGGTCTTCTTACCCAGTGGCGGCTCGCTGGTCATCGATCGCACCGAGGCCATGACGGTCATCGACGTCAACACCGGCAAGTTCACCGGCACCGGCGGCAACCTCGAAGAGACCGTCACCCGCAACAACCTGGAGGCTGCCGAGGAGATCGTCCGGCAGCTGCGGTTGCGCGATCTGGGTGGCATCATCGTGGTCGACTTCATCGACATGGTGTTGCCGAGCAACCGCGAACTGCTGTTGCGCCGGCTGGTCGAATGCCTCGGACGCGACCGCACCCGTCATCAGGTCAGTGAGGTCACCAGCCTCGGTCTGGTGCAGATGACCCGCAAGCGCATCGGCACCGGCCTGGCAGAAGCCTTCACCGAGGTCTGTGAACAATGCGGTGGACGCGGCTACGTGCGCCACGACGAGCCCGTCGATTCGCAGGCTCCGGCCGACGGCGGCGAGCGTCACGGCGGCAAGGCATCGTCCAACGCCAGCCGCAGCAACAATCGGCGCTCGAGCAACAAGGCGAAGCCGAAGCCCGAGGAGGCCCCGGTGCCGCCGAAGGCCAAACAGGTGCAGCCGTCGGAGGAGTCCAGGCAGGCAGCCGCCAGGCTGGCCGCGGCGGCATCACGGCATCACGTCGAGCAGCCCGCGACCGCCGCAGAGCCGGTGGAAGGCGAGGCCTCCGGTTTCGACACCGATGGTGCCGGCCCGCAGAACGCCGAACTGCCCGCAGAAACCAGGCCGGGCGAACTGCTGCCGGGAGACAAACCGGCCGGTGAGTTGGAGGCCGGCGCGCCGCAGGCCGCCGATCAGCAGGATGCCGATCTGGTCCAGACGGTTTGA
- a CDS encoding TIGR03936 family radical SAM-associated protein, whose translation MARPQPPQQPPPVQKLRLRHVKRGTARFASHRDFGRALERALRRAGIPMAYSSGFSPHPRVSYAGAAPTGAASEAEYVELGLSERCDPEKVREALNRVLPPGFDVVTIVEAGGRPLHELLEASWWTIELPGVDPAVLAQLAGILRDAEQVEVTRMTKKGERRFDVRAGLIKVWASEDGLELVVRHSEPLVRPDDVVAALRLLAPDVLSEIDAPLATRRAQGPLIGDEVGDPLA comes from the coding sequence ATGGCACGTCCACAACCGCCCCAACAACCACCGCCCGTGCAGAAGCTGCGGCTCCGGCATGTGAAGCGTGGTACCGCCCGGTTCGCCAGCCACCGCGATTTCGGACGCGCCCTGGAGCGGGCGTTGCGCCGCGCGGGCATCCCGATGGCCTACTCGTCGGGGTTCTCGCCGCACCCGAGGGTCTCCTACGCGGGGGCTGCGCCGACCGGTGCCGCCAGCGAAGCCGAGTACGTCGAGTTGGGGCTGAGCGAGCGGTGCGATCCCGAGAAGGTTCGCGAGGCGCTGAACCGGGTGCTGCCACCGGGATTCGATGTCGTCACCATCGTCGAGGCCGGCGGTCGTCCGCTGCACGAACTGCTCGAGGCCTCCTGGTGGACGATCGAGTTGCCCGGAGTCGACCCGGCAGTGCTGGCGCAGCTGGCCGGCATCCTGCGCGACGCCGAGCAGGTCGAGGTGACCCGGATGACGAAGAAGGGGGAGCGGCGTTTCGACGTGCGGGCCGGCCTGATCAAGGTCTGGGCGAGCGAGGACGGCCTGGAGCTGGTGGTGCGGCACAGCGAGCCGCTGGTACGCCCCGACGATGTGGTCGCCGCGCTGCGCCTGCTGGCCCCCGATGTGCTGTCCGAGATCGATGCGCCGTTGGCCACCCGGCGGGCCCAGGGTCCCCTGATCGGCGACGAAGTTGGCGACCCGCTGGCCTGA
- the proB gene encoding glutamate 5-kinase, with amino-acid sequence MSPDFDGVLTEEEVRQQVATGRRLVVKVGSSSLSSASRGLAEDRVAALVSALADAHDDGHDIVLISSGAIAAGLAPLQLRRRPRDLAHQQAAAAVGQGLLVQRYTELFRDRGILVGQVLLTVDDVTRQSTYANALRTLGTLLRMGVVPIINENDTVATHEIHFGDNDRLAALVAQLVRADALLLLSDVDSLFTAHPDEPGSLPISFVPDVEALTVDTHRIGSNIGSGGMTTKLQAAQIATGAGIPVVLGRASQVGEILVGEPVGTAFSPIDKRRPRRLLWLAHASMARGALYMDSGAVRAVTQANASLLAAGITKVTGDFVAGDPVDLVTPSGEAVARGLVNFDADQLPAMLGRRSSELAAELGVQYEREIVHRDSLILLNHTID; translated from the coding sequence TTGAGCCCCGATTTCGATGGTGTGCTGACCGAGGAAGAAGTCCGTCAGCAGGTTGCCACCGGACGCCGTCTGGTGGTCAAGGTCGGTTCCTCGTCCCTGAGCAGCGCCTCGCGTGGTCTCGCCGAGGATCGGGTCGCCGCCTTGGTGAGCGCGCTGGCCGATGCTCACGACGACGGCCACGACATCGTGCTGATTAGCTCGGGCGCCATCGCCGCGGGCTTGGCTCCGCTGCAGCTGCGCAGGCGTCCGCGCGACCTGGCTCACCAGCAGGCTGCCGCCGCGGTCGGTCAGGGGCTGCTGGTGCAGCGCTACACCGAACTCTTCCGAGATCGCGGTATCCTGGTCGGTCAGGTCTTGCTGACCGTGGACGATGTCACCCGCCAGTCGACCTATGCCAATGCGCTGCGCACACTGGGCACGCTGTTGCGGATGGGCGTGGTGCCGATCATCAACGAGAACGACACCGTCGCCACCCACGAGATCCACTTCGGTGACAACGACCGGTTGGCCGCGCTGGTCGCCCAGTTGGTGCGCGCGGACGCGTTGCTGCTGCTCAGCGATGTCGATTCGTTGTTCACCGCACATCCCGACGAACCGGGTTCGCTGCCCATCAGCTTCGTGCCCGATGTCGAGGCGCTGACGGTCGACACCCATCGGATCGGTTCGAATATCGGCTCGGGCGGGATGACCACCAAACTGCAGGCCGCCCAGATCGCCACCGGCGCGGGCATTCCGGTGGTGCTCGGCCGGGCATCGCAGGTGGGGGAGATCCTCGTCGGCGAACCGGTCGGCACTGCGTTCTCGCCCATCGACAAGCGCCGGCCGCGCCGGCTGCTGTGGCTGGCACATGCGTCCATGGCCAGGGGAGCGCTGTACATGGATTCGGGTGCGGTGCGGGCGGTCACCCAGGCCAATGCGTCACTGCTGGCTGCCGGGATCACCAAGGTGACCGGCGATTTCGTCGCCGGTGACCCGGTCGACCTGGTCACCCCGTCGGGTGAGGCGGTCGCCCGTGGCCTGGTCAACTTCGATGCCGATCAGCTGCCGGCGATGCTGGGCCGCCGCTCGTCCGAACTGGCCGCCGAGCTGGGCGTCCAGTACGAGCGCGAGATCGTCCACCGCGATTCCCTGATCCTGCTCAACCACACAATCGATTAA